In Phoenix dactylifera cultivar Barhee BC4 unplaced genomic scaffold, palm_55x_up_171113_PBpolish2nd_filt_p 001116F, whole genome shotgun sequence, a single window of DNA contains:
- the LOC103698451 gene encoding SNF1-related protein kinase regulatory subunit beta-1-like, which translates to MSQIPVPPLQRATDGSPVFNQLLMNEVQETLDASFEKGIPTLISWNQGGNNVLVEGSWDNWTTRKALQWSGMDHAILLVLPSGVYQYKFIVDGERRYIPDLPCIADEMGQITNLLDVHDYVPENPESVAEFESPPSPETSYGWSSPAYEDFAKEPPAVPPQLHRTVLGMQHSAEVSSKPQHIVLNHLFIEKEWAPQSLVALGLTHRFQSKYVTAVLYKPVRR; encoded by the exons ATGTCTCAGATTCCTGTACCTCCCTTGCAAAGAGCTACTGATGGTTCTCCAGTCTTTAATCAACTATTGATGAATGAAGTACAAGAAACTTTGGATGCCTCCTTTGAAAAGGGTATTCCGACATTGATATCATGGAATCAGGGAGGAAATAATGTCCTAGTAGAAGGATCATGGGACAACTGGACCACAAG GAAGGCTCTGCAGTGGTCAGGAATGGACCATGCCATTTTGTTGGTCCTCCCATCTGGAGTCTACCAATACAAGTTCATTGTAGATGGAGAAAGGAGATACATTCCTGATCTTCCTTGCATAGCTGATGAAATGGGGCAGATAACCAATCTCCTTGACGTCCAT GATTATGTTCCAGAAAATCCAGAAAGTGTTGCTGAATTCGAGTCCCCTCCATCACCAGAGACTAGTTACGGTTGGTCATCACCTGCATATGAGGACTTTGCAAAGGAGCCACCAGCTGTTCCACCTCAGTTGCATCGGACTGTCCTTGGGATGCAACATTCTGCGGAAGTTTCTTCAAAACCCCAGCACATTGTTCTCAACCACCTTTTCATAGAGAAGGAATGGGCTCCTCAGTCACTGGTGGCCCTTGGCTTAACTCACAGGTTCCAATCCAAGTATGTGACCGCTGTCCTATACAAGCCTGTGAGAAGGTGA